The proteins below come from a single Dermacentor albipictus isolate Rhodes 1998 colony chromosome 7, USDA_Dalb.pri_finalv2, whole genome shotgun sequence genomic window:
- the LOC135915262 gene encoding ipis-1-like yields the protein MTSAEDVHGECGSAAPSPATATKASPYGEGVTRICSALAVNMCKQLLRIKAPSKPGDSPENITFSPLAVASALSMVHAGTSGRTSRQLAAALHCADIRTVHEQFRHVFNELGRLSGEITLSLANRLYADDRFRPLGGYQATLDWCYKSAVETERFHADPEVCRSSINACVERTTCFRVKELLPEGSLDCDTVLALVSALYFKGRWFTPFEPGRTVPGDFHETRTRVVRTRMMSGDAPARLNHYCDGLPGRALDVAYEDDGRFSMTLLVPDQLDGLASLVESLTPERLDKILRGLDPQQDVQLELPRFMVEDTTDLRVVLQAMGVKDLFDPLLAEFTGFVTNDDASKKDGGAQAQGITLSVAIHKAFIDVNEAGTETTPPKDVAKMPGGFLVDPSRFRVDRPFYFLIRCHSPEVILFAGSIRRVQPL from the exons ATGACTTCCGCCGAGGACGTGCACGGAGAGTGCGGTTCAGCCGCGCCGTCTCCCGCGACCGCCACGAAGGCGTCGCCATACGGCGAAGGTGTCACTCGGATCTGCAGCGCCCTCGCCGTCAACATGTGCAAGCAGCTGCTCCGCATAAAG GCACCCAGCAAACCCGGCGATTCCCCGGAGAACATAACCTTCTCGCCTCTGGCtgtggcctcggcgctgtccatGGTGCACGCGGGTACGAGCGGTCGCACGTCGAGGCAGCTGGCCGCCGCCCTCCACTGCGCCGACATCAGGACCGTGCACGAACAGTTCAG GCACGTCTTCAACGAGCTGGGCCGCTTGAGCGGCGAGATCACGCTCAGCCTGGCCAACCGACTGTACGCCGACGACCGGTTCCGGCCGCTGGGCGGATACCAGGCCACCCTGGACTGGTGCTACAAGAGCGCCGTCGAGACCGAGCGtttccacgccgacccggaaGTCTGTCGCTCGAGCATCAACGCCTGCGTCGAACGTACCACGTGCTTCCGCGTCAAGGAGCTACTTCCGGAAGGAAGCCTCGACTGCGACACCGTGCTGGCGCTTGTGAGCGCCCTCTACTTCAAAG GGCGCTGGTTCACCCCGTTCGAGCCGGGTCGCACGGTGCCGGGCGACTTCCACGAGACTCGCACCCGGGTCGTCCGCACGCGAATGATGTCGGGCGACGCGCCCGCCCGGCTCAACCACTACTGCGACGGCCTGCCCGGGCGCGCCCTCGACGTCGCCTACGAGGACGACGGCCGCTTCTCGATGACCCTGCTGGTGCCGGACCAGCTGGACGGACTTGCGTCGCTTGTGGAGTCCCTGACGCCCGAGCGCCTGGACAAGATCCTGCGGGGGCTCGACCCGCAGCAGGATGTCCAGCTGGAGCTCCCGCGCTTCATG GTGGAAGACACGACGGACCTTAGAGTCGTCCTGCAGGCAATGGGAGTCAAGGACCTATTTGACCCTCTCCTGGCCGAATTCACGGGCTTCGTAACGAACGACGACGCCTCCAAGAAGGACGGCGGCGCACAGGCGCAAGGAATCACCCTGTCGGTCGCCATACACAAGGCGTTCATCGACGTCAACGAAGCGGGCACCGAGACGACCCCACCCAAGGACGTTGCCAAAATGCCCGGAGGCTTCCTCGTGGACCCGTCTCGGTTCCGGGTGGACCGTCCCTTCTACTTCCTCATACGATGCCACAGCCCGGAAGTGATTTTGTTCGCCGGCTCCATACGCCGCGTTCAGCCGCTTTAg